In the Klebsiella aerogenes KCTC 2190 genome, one interval contains:
- the xylF gene encoding D-xylose ABC transporter substrate-binding protein, with protein sequence MKIKNLCLTLCASSLLLASMAGMAKEVKIGMAIDDLRLERWQKDRDIFVNKAESLGAKVFVQSANGNEETQMSQIENMINRGVDVLVIIPYNGQVLSNVIKEAKQEGIKVLAYDRMINNADIDFYISFDNEKVGEMQAQSLVDKVPQGNYFLMGGSPVDNNAKLFRAGQMKVLKPYVDDGKIKIVGDQWVDGWLPENALKIMENALTANNNKIDAVVASNDATAGGAIQALSAQGLAGKVAISGQDADLAGVKRIISGTQTMTVYKPITTLATSAAEIAVELGNDQQPKADATLNNGLKDVPSRLLTPIEVNKENIDATVIKDGFHKKSEL encoded by the coding sequence ATGAAGATAAAGAACCTTTGCCTTACGCTCTGCGCCTCATCGCTCCTTCTCGCCAGCATGGCGGGCATGGCTAAAGAAGTTAAGATTGGGATGGCCATCGACGACCTTCGTCTGGAACGCTGGCAAAAAGATCGCGATATTTTCGTCAATAAAGCGGAATCATTAGGTGCCAAAGTATTTGTGCAATCCGCCAATGGCAACGAAGAAACGCAAATGTCGCAAATTGAAAATATGATCAATCGCGGCGTCGATGTTTTAGTAATTATTCCTTACAACGGCCAGGTGCTCAGTAACGTTATTAAAGAAGCGAAGCAGGAGGGAATTAAAGTCCTCGCCTACGATCGCATGATTAATAATGCTGACATCGATTTTTATATTTCTTTCGACAATGAAAAAGTCGGTGAAATGCAGGCCCAAAGCCTGGTTGACAAAGTGCCGCAGGGTAATTATTTCCTGATGGGCGGCTCGCCGGTGGATAATAACGCCAAACTGTTCCGCGCCGGCCAGATGAAGGTGCTCAAACCTTATGTCGATGACGGCAAAATTAAGATCGTCGGCGATCAGTGGGTCGACGGCTGGCTGCCGGAAAATGCGTTAAAAATCATGGAAAACGCGCTGACGGCGAATAACAACAAAATTGACGCGGTAGTGGCTTCCAACGATGCGACCGCCGGTGGCGCTATCCAGGCGCTAAGCGCCCAGGGGCTGGCGGGTAAAGTCGCCATTTCCGGGCAGGATGCCGATCTGGCTGGCGTGAAACGTATTATTTCCGGCACGCAGACAATGACCGTTTATAAACCGATTACCACGCTTGCCACTAGCGCTGCCGAAATCGCCGTTGAATTAGGCAATGACCAGCAACCCAAGGCTGACGCCACGTTGAATAACGGCTTAAAAGATGTCCCCTCGCGCCTGTTAACGCCAATTGAAGTCAATAAAGAGAATATTGACGCCACGGTGATTAAAGACGGTTTCCACAAAAAGAGTGAACTGTAA